The following are encoded together in the Bradyrhizobium algeriense genome:
- a CDS encoding molybdopterin-binding protein: MTSPQRLPNSLTPLDTALDALLQGVEPVAPVELSLKEALRCIAAEMPPLEARPSRDIAAVDGYTFRARDLVGASSYSPLPLSAPPVWVEAGEAIPEACDCVLDSDSVDLSGPMPQVLAEAIPGQGVRRAGGDVAAGSLVVEAGRRVLPRDLLLARAAGIERLNVRRPRLRIVNVPGGGVAANLIAESAQATGAETVSFTAAGRDAGSIAAVLDDGACDLLLIVGGSGVGRTDAAVTALAARGKILSHGIALQPGRTSAVGRLGKTPVVVLPGAPDQALAAWWTLALPVLDRLAGRRQRKTVNLPLSRKIASSVGIAEIVLLERKQNMWATLAVGELSLDAIARAEAWLVLSGGSEGFAAGSPVDAYMLRE; this comes from the coding sequence ATGACCTCGCCCCAGCGCCTGCCGAACTCACTTACGCCGCTCGATACGGCGCTCGACGCGCTGCTGCAGGGCGTGGAACCGGTCGCGCCGGTGGAATTATCGCTCAAGGAAGCACTGCGCTGCATTGCCGCCGAAATGCCGCCGCTCGAGGCCCGTCCGTCACGCGACATCGCCGCCGTCGACGGTTACACCTTCCGCGCGCGCGATCTCGTCGGCGCATCCTCCTATTCGCCGTTGCCGTTATCGGCGCCGCCGGTTTGGGTCGAGGCCGGCGAGGCCATCCCGGAGGCCTGCGACTGCGTGCTCGATTCCGATTCCGTCGATTTGTCCGGGCCGATGCCGCAGGTGCTGGCGGAGGCGATTCCGGGGCAGGGCGTGCGCCGGGCCGGCGGCGATGTTGCGGCCGGCAGTCTCGTCGTGGAGGCCGGGCGGCGCGTGCTGCCGCGCGATCTCCTGCTGGCACGCGCTGCCGGAATAGAGCGATTGAACGTCCGCCGTCCGCGCCTGCGCATCGTCAATGTCCCCGGTGGCGGCGTGGCGGCGAATCTGATCGCAGAGAGCGCGCAAGCGACAGGTGCCGAAACCGTCTCCTTCACCGCTGCGGGCCGCGATGCCGGATCGATTGCGGCAGTACTCGATGACGGCGCGTGCGATCTGCTCCTGATCGTCGGCGGCTCCGGCGTCGGCCGCACCGATGCGGCGGTGACCGCATTGGCCGCGCGTGGCAAAATTCTTAGCCATGGCATTGCCCTGCAACCCGGCCGCACCTCGGCCGTCGGGCGCCTCGGCAAGACGCCCGTCGTGGTGCTGCCGGGCGCACCGGATCAGGCCCTCGCGGCATGGTGGACGCTGGCGCTTCCCGTGCTCGATCGCCTCGCGGGCCGGCGCCAGCGCAAAACAGTCAATTTGCCGCTGTCGCGCAAGATTGCATCCAGCGTCGGCATCGCCGAGATCGTGTTGCTGGAGCGGAAGCAGAATATGTGGGCCACGCTGGCGGTGGGCGAATTGTCGCTCGACGCGATCGCGCGTGCCGAAGCCTGGCTCGTGCTATCAGGCGGCTCGGAAGGCTTTGCGGCAGGCAGCCCGGTCGATGCCTATATGTTGCGGGAGTGA
- a CDS encoding ABC transporter substrate-binding protein produces the protein MFARNLSRLGILAAAVLASTAALAQVSDDVVKIGVLTDMNGPAATPTGQGSVTSAQMAIDDFGGKVLGKPISVIVGDHQLKPDIGGAIARRWYDVDQVDLIVDVPVSAVGLAVQNIANDKKKLFITHSTLAADFHGKFCTPYAMQWVIDTRSLAAGTAQAVVKRGGDSWFFITDDYAFGHSLERDASSVVTANGGKVLGSVRPPLATPDLSSFVLQAQASKAKIIGIAAGPPNNMNEIKTAAEFGVLKGGQQMAALLALITDIHSLGLPAAQGLLLTTSFYWDMDDKTREWSKRYFAKMNRMPTMWQAGVYSSVMHYLNAIKEAGTDEPLKVAAKMREKPVEDFFSRNGKLREDNLMVHDLWLVQVKKPEESKYPWDYYQILTKIPGDEAFGPPDPACAMAKK, from the coding sequence ATGTTCGCCAGGAACCTATCCAGGCTGGGAATACTTGCGGCCGCGGTGCTGGCGTCGACCGCCGCGCTCGCGCAAGTTTCAGACGATGTGGTCAAGATCGGCGTCCTCACCGACATGAACGGGCCGGCGGCGACGCCGACCGGCCAGGGCTCGGTCACATCAGCGCAAATGGCGATCGACGATTTCGGCGGCAAGGTGCTGGGCAAGCCGATCAGCGTCATCGTCGGCGACCACCAGCTCAAGCCGGATATCGGCGGCGCGATTGCGCGGCGCTGGTATGACGTCGATCAGGTCGACCTGATCGTCGATGTTCCGGTCTCCGCGGTCGGCCTTGCGGTGCAGAACATTGCCAATGACAAGAAGAAGCTGTTCATCACGCATTCGACCCTGGCCGCGGATTTCCACGGCAAATTCTGTACGCCCTACGCGATGCAGTGGGTGATCGACACCCGTTCGCTCGCCGCAGGCACCGCGCAGGCGGTGGTGAAGCGCGGCGGCGATAGCTGGTTCTTCATCACCGACGACTATGCGTTCGGCCACTCGCTGGAACGCGACGCTTCCAGCGTCGTCACCGCCAATGGCGGCAAGGTGCTGGGTTCCGTGCGCCCGCCACTCGCAACGCCCGACCTGTCGTCCTTCGTGCTGCAGGCGCAGGCCTCAAAAGCCAAGATCATCGGCATCGCCGCCGGTCCGCCGAACAACATGAACGAAATCAAGACCGCCGCCGAGTTCGGTGTATTGAAGGGCGGCCAGCAGATGGCGGCATTGCTCGCGCTGATCACCGACATCCATTCGCTGGGATTGCCGGCAGCCCAGGGCCTGTTGCTGACGACCTCGTTCTACTGGGACATGGACGACAAGACGCGTGAATGGTCAAAACGCTATTTCGCCAAGATGAACCGGATGCCGACGATGTGGCAGGCCGGCGTCTATTCCTCGGTTATGCACTATCTCAACGCCATCAAGGAGGCCGGCACCGACGAGCCGCTGAAAGTGGCGGCGAAGATGCGCGAAAAGCCGGTCGAGGATTTCTTCTCCCGCAACGGCAAACTGCGCGAGGACAATCTGATGGTGCATGACCTGTGGCTGGTGCAGGTCAAGAAGCCGGAGGAATCGAAATATCCGTGGGACTACTATCAGATCCTCACCAAGATTCCCGGCGATGAAGCGTTCGGTCCGCCCGATCCGGCGTGCGCGATGGCGAAGAAGTAA